From one Lotus japonicus ecotype B-129 chromosome 3, LjGifu_v1.2 genomic stretch:
- the LOC130746981 gene encoding G-type lectin S-receptor-like serine/threonine-protein kinase At4g03230 isoform X2, with protein sequence MFFTPFTNMITIFLFHMHCWLLCFSQLCFAGDTLNVGQEITGNGTVLVSAAKKFELGFFSPDLNVTGGKGRYLGIWYYREEGSGLSPVVWVANRDNPVADDSIGVFRIADDGNLVVLDTSGIRYWSASNLTNSSSATNRSVKLMDSGNLVLLDEHVGMKLWESFEHPTDTFLPGMKMDKTLELTCWKSLSDPGRGNFTFKMDKKWENRFAILNQGQLYWQSEEQGDGVMNPESNPDDISNDVYNLLTNFKELKNKTVSSYDNTRLLLNSTGVIKVLYRVNFQSDIVWWYQPRTTCLTYNVCGNFSSCNDDNDKLCTCLPGFGRRSPLNDYTVGGDTSSLLCTRKSTSCGANTNTFLNLTMMKIGSPDIKVSAQDENECKFRCISMCSQTQCQACSYVPIPVQQRGLNLSPCWIWTQNLTTLKEEYLGGDDRKLFVRVAKSDIAPTPKTCDACGINIVPYPLSTGGSCGESLYFKFSCNYSTGQLSFFTSTNSKRYQITRVEPDSRKFFIEVTRDKRHCGDFKKAQNDNLDVSFPFNSTDDPCSDQVAISWQPPSEPPTCANSSDCNGWKHSTCKGNRCRCNANYYWHGDLLSCTEKEPTRKGNPKSTLSLILGIALPGVVILACICILAYVCRRKIALKLKQESESIQRQRGRFYDSERHVKDLIDKEGLEEKDNEGIEVPYFDFESILVATDYFSDANKLGRGGYGTVYKGKLQGGREIAVKRLSSVSSQGIQEFKNEVVLIAKLQHRNLVRLWGYCIKGDEKILIYEYMPNKSLDAFVFDPTKSALLDWQMRFDILLGIARGLLYLHQDSRLRVIHRDLKTSNILLDGEMQPKISDFGLARIFGGKETEANTQRVVGTYGYMSPEYALDGQFSTKSDIFSFGVVLLEIISGKKNTGFYQYKGTLSLLGYRTSCWI encoded by the exons ATGTTTTTTACACCCTTTACAAACATGATAACTATCTTTCTCTTTCACATGCATTGTTGGTTGCTATGCTTTTCTCAGCTGTGTTTCGCAGGAGACACTTTGAACGTCGGCCAGGAGATAACAGGAAATGGAACTGTTCTTGTTTCAGCTGCAAAAAAGTTTGAACTTGGCTTCTTTTCTCCTGATCTAAATGTTACTGGCGGTAAAGGAAGATACTTAGGGATATGGTATTACCGAGAAGAGGGCTCAGGACTCTCACCAGTGGTGTGGGTTGCCAACAGAGACAACCCCGTAGCTGATGATTCTATTGGTGTTTTCAGAATCGCAGACGATGGGAATCTGGTTGTTTTAGACACATCCGGTATACGCTACTGGTCGGCATCCAACCTTACAAACTCTTCTTCAGCTACAAACAGGAGTGTGAAGCTCATGGATTCTGGGAACCTTGTGTTACTAGATGAACATGTGGGAATGAAACTGTGGGAGAGCTTTGAACACCCAACTGACACGTTCCTACCCGGTATGAAGATGGATAAGACTTTGGAGTTGACTTGCTGGAAAAGCCTTAGCGACCCGGGAAGGGGGAACTTCACTTTCAAGATGGATAAAAAATGGGAGAACCGTTTTGCGATTTTAAACCAAGGACAACTTTACTGGCAGAGTGAAGAACAAGGAGACGGAGTGATGAATCCAGAGTCAAATCCTGATGACATAAGCAATGATGTTTACAACTTATTGACCAATTTCAAGGAGCTTAAAAATAAAACAGTGAGCAGCTACGACAACACGAGGCTGCTCCTCAATTCCACAGGCGTGATAAAAGTTCTTTATAGGGTCAATTTCCAAAGTGATATAGTTTGGTGGTATCAGCCTAGAACAACATGCTTGACATATAATGTTTGCGGGAACTTTTCAAGTTGCAACGACGACAATGATAAGTTATGTACATGTTTGCCTGGATTTGGTCGCAGGTCGCCTCTGAATGATTACACAGTAGGGGGAGATACTTCTTCTCTACTATGTACCAGAAAATCAACATCATGCGGAGCAAACACAAATACGTTCTTAAACTTGACCATGATGAAAATAGGTAGCCCTGATATAAAAGTCTCTGCACAAGACGAAAATGAATGCAAATTTCGTTGCATTTCCATGTGCTCCCAGACTCAGTGCCAGGCTTGTTCATACGTTCCAATACCTGTACAGCAGCGTGGTCTTAATCTCTCCCCTTGTTGGATCTGGACACAGAATTTAACTACTCTTAAAGAAGAGTACCTTGGTGGAGATGATCGCAAACTCTTTGTCCGGGTAGCCAAATCAGACATAG CACCAACTCCAAAGACTTGTGATGCTTGTGGCATAAACATAGTCCCTTATCCGCTGAGTACTGGAGGAAGTTGTGGAGAGAGTTTATACTTCAAATTCAGCTGCAACTACTCAACAGGGCAGCTTAGTTTCTTCACGAGCACCAACTCCAAGCGTTACCAGATCACTCGTGTGGAACCGGATTCGAGGAAATTCTTCATCGAGGTCACTCGGGACAAACGTCACTGTGGTGATTTTAAAAAAGCTCAGAACGATAATCTGGATGTTTcttttccgttcaactcgaCCGACGACCCCTGCTCTGACCAAGTAGCTATTAGTTGGCAACCACCATCTGAACCCCCCACATGTGCTAATTCAAGTGATTGTAATGGTTGGAAACATTCAACTTGCAAAGGAAATAGATGTCGTTGCAATGCAAATTATTATTGGCATGGAGATCTTTTAAGTTGTACAGAAA AAGAGCCAACAAGAAAAGGAAACCCCAAGAGCACACTGTCTTTGATTCTTGGCATAGCTCTTCCTGGCGTGGTTATTCTGGCTTGCATATGTATTTTAGCTTATGTATGCAGGCGGAAAATAGCACTAAAGCTCAAACAAG AAAGTGAAAGCATACAGAGACAAAGAGGGCGCTTTTATGACAGTGAAAGACATGTGAAAGATTTGATAGACAAGGAGGGATTAGAAGAAAAAGACAATGAAGGCATAGAGGTGCCCTATTTTGATTTTGAGAGCATACTAGTGGCCACGGATTACTTCTCTGATGCAAATAAGCTTGGGAGAGGGGGTTATGGGACAGTTTACAAG GGTAAGCTTCAAGGTGGTCGAGAAATTGCGGTGAAGAGGCTTTCAAGTGTTTCATCACAAGGCATACAAGAATTCAAGAACGAGGTTGTTTTGATTGCCAAGCTTCAACATCGGAACCTTGTTAGACTCTGGGGCTATTGCATAAAAGGAGACGAAAAAATTTTGATTTATGAATATATGCCTAACAAGAGCTTAGACGCATTTGTATTTG ATCCGACGAAAAGTGCACTCTTGGATTGGCAAATGCGATTTGACATACTTCTCGGAATTGCTCGTGGGTTACTTTATCTTCACCAAGACTCTAGACTAAGAGTAATCCACAGAGACTTGAAAACTAGCAACATTCTTTTAGATGGTGAGATGCAACCAAAAATTTCAGACTTTGGATTGGCGAGAATATTTGGAGGCAAAGAGACTGAGGCAAACACTCAGAGGGTAGTGGGGACATA TGGATACATGTCTCCTGAATATGCATTGGATGGACAATTCTCAACCAAATCGGATATTTTCAGCTTTGGTGTTGTCTTGCTTGAGATTATCAGTGGGAAAAAAAACACAGGATTTTATCAGTATAAAGGAACTTTAAGCCTTTTGGGTTAT AGAACAAGTTGCTGGATTTAA
- the LOC130746981 gene encoding G-type lectin S-receptor-like serine/threonine-protein kinase At4g03230 isoform X1, giving the protein MFFTPFTNMITIFLFHMHCWLLCFSQLCFAGDTLNVGQEITGNGTVLVSAAKKFELGFFSPDLNVTGGKGRYLGIWYYREEGSGLSPVVWVANRDNPVADDSIGVFRIADDGNLVVLDTSGIRYWSASNLTNSSSATNRSVKLMDSGNLVLLDEHVGMKLWESFEHPTDTFLPGMKMDKTLELTCWKSLSDPGRGNFTFKMDKKWENRFAILNQGQLYWQSEEQGDGVMNPESNPDDISNDVYNLLTNFKELKNKTVSSYDNTRLLLNSTGVIKVLYRVNFQSDIVWWYQPRTTCLTYNVCGNFSSCNDDNDKLCTCLPGFGRRSPLNDYTVGGDTSSLLCTRKSTSCGANTNTFLNLTMMKIGSPDIKVSAQDENECKFRCISMCSQTQCQACSYVPIPVQQRGLNLSPCWIWTQNLTTLKEEYLGGDDRKLFVRVAKSDIAPTPKTCDACGINIVPYPLSTGGSCGESLYFKFSCNYSTGQLSFFTSTNSKRYQITRVEPDSRKFFIEVTRDKRHCGDFKKAQNDNLDVSFPFNSTDDPCSDQVAISWQPPSEPPTCANSSDCNGWKHSTCKGNRCRCNANYYWHGDLLSCTEKEPTRKGNPKSTLSLILGIALPGVVILACICILAYVCRRKIALKLKQESESIQRQRGRFYDSERHVKDLIDKEGLEEKDNEGIEVPYFDFESILVATDYFSDANKLGRGGYGTVYKGKLQGGREIAVKRLSSVSSQGIQEFKNEVVLIAKLQHRNLVRLWGYCIKGDEKILIYEYMPNKSLDAFVFDPTKSALLDWQMRFDILLGIARGLLYLHQDSRLRVIHRDLKTSNILLDGEMQPKISDFGLARIFGGKETEANTQRVVGTYGYMSPEYALDGQFSTKSDIFSFGVVLLEIISGKKNTGFYQYKGTLSLLGYAWKLWTENKLLDLMDLSLGEAYNANQFIRCTHVGLLCVQDEPDDRPNMSNVVIMLDSETATLPTPKQPTFFTRKDLSSTASSSLQFDSSIVEGR; this is encoded by the exons ATGTTTTTTACACCCTTTACAAACATGATAACTATCTTTCTCTTTCACATGCATTGTTGGTTGCTATGCTTTTCTCAGCTGTGTTTCGCAGGAGACACTTTGAACGTCGGCCAGGAGATAACAGGAAATGGAACTGTTCTTGTTTCAGCTGCAAAAAAGTTTGAACTTGGCTTCTTTTCTCCTGATCTAAATGTTACTGGCGGTAAAGGAAGATACTTAGGGATATGGTATTACCGAGAAGAGGGCTCAGGACTCTCACCAGTGGTGTGGGTTGCCAACAGAGACAACCCCGTAGCTGATGATTCTATTGGTGTTTTCAGAATCGCAGACGATGGGAATCTGGTTGTTTTAGACACATCCGGTATACGCTACTGGTCGGCATCCAACCTTACAAACTCTTCTTCAGCTACAAACAGGAGTGTGAAGCTCATGGATTCTGGGAACCTTGTGTTACTAGATGAACATGTGGGAATGAAACTGTGGGAGAGCTTTGAACACCCAACTGACACGTTCCTACCCGGTATGAAGATGGATAAGACTTTGGAGTTGACTTGCTGGAAAAGCCTTAGCGACCCGGGAAGGGGGAACTTCACTTTCAAGATGGATAAAAAATGGGAGAACCGTTTTGCGATTTTAAACCAAGGACAACTTTACTGGCAGAGTGAAGAACAAGGAGACGGAGTGATGAATCCAGAGTCAAATCCTGATGACATAAGCAATGATGTTTACAACTTATTGACCAATTTCAAGGAGCTTAAAAATAAAACAGTGAGCAGCTACGACAACACGAGGCTGCTCCTCAATTCCACAGGCGTGATAAAAGTTCTTTATAGGGTCAATTTCCAAAGTGATATAGTTTGGTGGTATCAGCCTAGAACAACATGCTTGACATATAATGTTTGCGGGAACTTTTCAAGTTGCAACGACGACAATGATAAGTTATGTACATGTTTGCCTGGATTTGGTCGCAGGTCGCCTCTGAATGATTACACAGTAGGGGGAGATACTTCTTCTCTACTATGTACCAGAAAATCAACATCATGCGGAGCAAACACAAATACGTTCTTAAACTTGACCATGATGAAAATAGGTAGCCCTGATATAAAAGTCTCTGCACAAGACGAAAATGAATGCAAATTTCGTTGCATTTCCATGTGCTCCCAGACTCAGTGCCAGGCTTGTTCATACGTTCCAATACCTGTACAGCAGCGTGGTCTTAATCTCTCCCCTTGTTGGATCTGGACACAGAATTTAACTACTCTTAAAGAAGAGTACCTTGGTGGAGATGATCGCAAACTCTTTGTCCGGGTAGCCAAATCAGACATAG CACCAACTCCAAAGACTTGTGATGCTTGTGGCATAAACATAGTCCCTTATCCGCTGAGTACTGGAGGAAGTTGTGGAGAGAGTTTATACTTCAAATTCAGCTGCAACTACTCAACAGGGCAGCTTAGTTTCTTCACGAGCACCAACTCCAAGCGTTACCAGATCACTCGTGTGGAACCGGATTCGAGGAAATTCTTCATCGAGGTCACTCGGGACAAACGTCACTGTGGTGATTTTAAAAAAGCTCAGAACGATAATCTGGATGTTTcttttccgttcaactcgaCCGACGACCCCTGCTCTGACCAAGTAGCTATTAGTTGGCAACCACCATCTGAACCCCCCACATGTGCTAATTCAAGTGATTGTAATGGTTGGAAACATTCAACTTGCAAAGGAAATAGATGTCGTTGCAATGCAAATTATTATTGGCATGGAGATCTTTTAAGTTGTACAGAAA AAGAGCCAACAAGAAAAGGAAACCCCAAGAGCACACTGTCTTTGATTCTTGGCATAGCTCTTCCTGGCGTGGTTATTCTGGCTTGCATATGTATTTTAGCTTATGTATGCAGGCGGAAAATAGCACTAAAGCTCAAACAAG AAAGTGAAAGCATACAGAGACAAAGAGGGCGCTTTTATGACAGTGAAAGACATGTGAAAGATTTGATAGACAAGGAGGGATTAGAAGAAAAAGACAATGAAGGCATAGAGGTGCCCTATTTTGATTTTGAGAGCATACTAGTGGCCACGGATTACTTCTCTGATGCAAATAAGCTTGGGAGAGGGGGTTATGGGACAGTTTACAAG GGTAAGCTTCAAGGTGGTCGAGAAATTGCGGTGAAGAGGCTTTCAAGTGTTTCATCACAAGGCATACAAGAATTCAAGAACGAGGTTGTTTTGATTGCCAAGCTTCAACATCGGAACCTTGTTAGACTCTGGGGCTATTGCATAAAAGGAGACGAAAAAATTTTGATTTATGAATATATGCCTAACAAGAGCTTAGACGCATTTGTATTTG ATCCGACGAAAAGTGCACTCTTGGATTGGCAAATGCGATTTGACATACTTCTCGGAATTGCTCGTGGGTTACTTTATCTTCACCAAGACTCTAGACTAAGAGTAATCCACAGAGACTTGAAAACTAGCAACATTCTTTTAGATGGTGAGATGCAACCAAAAATTTCAGACTTTGGATTGGCGAGAATATTTGGAGGCAAAGAGACTGAGGCAAACACTCAGAGGGTAGTGGGGACATA TGGATACATGTCTCCTGAATATGCATTGGATGGACAATTCTCAACCAAATCGGATATTTTCAGCTTTGGTGTTGTCTTGCTTGAGATTATCAGTGGGAAAAAAAACACAGGATTTTATCAGTATAAAGGAACTTTAAGCCTTTTGGGTTAT GCTTGGAAACTGTGGACAGAGAACAAGTTGCTGGATTTAATGGACTTATCTCTAGGTGAAGCTTACAATGCAAACCAATTTATAAGGTGTACACATGTTGGactcttatgtgtacaggatGAACCTGATGATCGACCAAACATGTCCAATGTTGTAATAATGCTTGACAGTGAAACTGCAACCCTTCCAACCCCTAAACAACCAACCTTTTTTACGCGTAAAGACTTATCTAGCACAGCTTCTTCAAGTTTGCAGTTTGATAGTAGCATTGTAGAAGGTCGATAG
- the LOC130746992 gene encoding calcium-binding protein PBP1-like: MAGTGTVNGKGLEFEDLLPVMANKLGGEGLIKELCNGFDMLMDKDRGVITLESLKTNAAVLGLQDMKEDELVSMIREGDLDGDGALTQMEFCVLMFRLSPELMEESWIWLEEALQHELDNNYSL; encoded by the coding sequence ATGGCTGGAACTGGAACTGTCAATGGCaaaggtcttgagtttgaagaCTTGCTTCCGGTGATGGCGAACAAGCTAGGTGGGGAGGGTCTGATAAAGGAACTATGCAACGGGTTCGATATGCTGATGGACAAGGACAGAGGGGTCATCACACTCGAGAGCTTGAAGACCAACGCTGCTGTTCTTGGCCTGCAGGACATGAAGGAAGACGAGCTTGTGAGCATGATTAGAGAAGGGGATCTAGATGGAGATGGTGCTCTTACCCAGATGGAGTTCTGCGTTTTGATGTTCAGGTTGAGCCCTGAGTTGATGGAAGAGTCATGGATTTGGCTTGAAGAGGCTCTGCAACATGAACTTGACAACAATTATTCACTCTAG
- the LOC130746979 gene encoding G-type lectin S-receptor-like serine/threonine-protein kinase At4g03230 produces MVNTKEETRRIIILNWSFIHMVPIFLLCSFIFTFNLCSAKDTITINNNLQDGGEDTLISEGGYFELGFFTPNGSSNGRRYVGIWYHKLAPQTVVWVANRDNPLPDSGGAFSITEDGNLRVLDRTGKSFWGTNLERTSSSKNMTVKLLDSGNLIVSDDKVKKILWQSFANPTDTFLPGMKMDDSITLTSWRSHDDPAPGNFSFEQDQGENQFVIWKRSMKYWKSSVSGKFVGTGEMSSAISYLLSNFTLRISPNNTIPFLTSSLYSNTRLVMTYWGQLQYLKMDSMKMWLMVWVEPRDRCSVFNACGNFGSCNSKYDSMCKCLPGFRPTSVENWSAGDFSGGCSRKTNVCSEDAKSDTFLSLRMMKVGNPDAQFNAKNEEECKLECLNNCQCYAYSYEEYEKARQGDSVDPNAICWIWSQDLNNLEEEYEGGCDLHVRVAFSDIESNGNTCGTCGTNFIPYPLSTGPSCGDPKYFSFHCNTSTGELDFKTPGGTYQVISINQETKRLLIHRKNVLKCDSSRDKLLLINQSSPFHLTGNCYADPSTFSSNAPQSHGVEIELSWEPPLEPVCSSLVDCKDWPNSTCNTTSDGKKRCHCNKNFIWDGLNLYCTPEGDSYQTERNLSSPTIILVTFTAVVFLIILSSTCIYLRRRRQAKIRESRLYVQKNSGIKLYGSERYVRDLIESGRLQEDDAKAIDIPHFHLESILDATNNFAIANKLGQGGFGPVYKGKFPGGQEIAVKRLSSCSGQGLEEFKNEVVLIARLQHRNLVRLLGYCVEGDEKMLVYEYMPNRSLDAFIFDPKQCVLLDWDMRFKIILGIARGLLYLHEDSRLRIIHRDLKASNILLDEEKNPKISDFGLARIFGGKDTVGNTDRVVGTYGYMSPEYALDGHFSVKSDVFSFGVVVLEIISGKRNTGFYQPEHELSLLGYAWHLWKVGRTLDFIDQTLSQTCKAEECMKCVNVGLLCLQEDPIERPTMSNVLFMLGSESNTLPSPREPAFVIRRCPSSRASTSSKMETFSRNDLTVTLENGR; encoded by the exons ATGGTAAACACCAAAGAAGAGACCAGAAGGATAATCATCCTTAACTGGTCTTTTATTCACATGGTGCCAATCTTCCTTTTGTGCTCATTCATTTTCACTTTTAATCTTTGCTCAGCTAAAGATACCATAACCATTAACAACAACTTACAAGATGGAGGAGAGGACACTCTCATTTCAGAAGGAGGATACTTTGAACTTGGATTTTTCACTCCTAATGGAAGCTCTAATGGCAGAAGATATGTAGGAATATGGTACCACAAATTGGCTCCACAAACAGTTGTGTGGGTTGCTAACAGAGATAATCCACTTCCAGATTCTGGGGGTGCTTTTTCCATTACAGAAGATGGGAATCTCAGGGTTTTGGACAGAACTGGGAAATCCTTCTGGGGAACAAATCTTGAAAGAACATCATCTTCAAAGAACATGACAGTGAAACTATTGGACAGTGGGAACCTTATTGTTAGTGATGATAAAGTGAAGAAGATTCTTTGGCAGAGTTTTGCTAATCCAACAGATACATTTCTTCCAGGCATGAAAATGGATGACAGCATAACATTAACTTCATGGAGAAGCCATGATGATCCAGCACCAGGGAACTTCTCTTTTGAACAAGATCAAGGAGAGAACCAGTTTGTCATATGGAAGAGATCCATGAAATATTGGAAAAGCAGTGTTTCAGGTAAGTTTGTTGGAACTGGTGAGATGTCTTCAGCAATATCTTACTTGTTGTCCAATTTCACCTTGAGAATATCCCCAAACAACACTATTCCTTTTCTCACTTCATCACTATATAGCAACACAAGGTTGGTCATGACTTACTGGGGTCAACTTCAGTATCTGAAAATGGATTCAATGAAAATGTGGTTGATGGTTTGGGTGGAACCCAGAGATAGATGCAGTGTGTTCAATGCCTGTGGAAACTTTGGTAGCTGCAATAGTAAGTATGACTCTATGTGCAAGTGTTTACCTGGGTTCAGGCCTACTTCTGTTGAAAATTGGAGTGCTGGAGACTTTTCAGGTGGATGCAGCAGGAAAACTAATGTGTGTAGCGAGGATGCGAAGAGTGATACATTCTTGAGCTTGAGAATGATGAAAGTAGGGAACCCGGATGCTCAATTTAACGCGAAGAACGAAGAAGAGTGCAAGTTAGAGTGCCTCAACAATTGCCAGTGCTATGCAtattcatatgaagaatatgaaaaGGCAAGACAGGGTGATAGCGTTGATCCTAATGCAATTTGCTGGATTTGGTCTCAGGACTTGAACAATCTGGAAGAAGAGTATGAGGGTGGGTGTGACCTGCATGTTCGCGTGGCATTTTCTGATATAG AATCCAATGGGAACACTTGTGGGACTTGTGGCACAAACTTCATTCCATATCCCTTAAGCACAGGACCAAGTTGTGGTGACCCCAAGTACTTCAGTTTTCACTGCAACACTTCCACTGGAGAGCTTGATTTTAAGACTCCTGGGGGAACCTATCAAGTGATAAGCATAAACCAAGAAACCAAAAGATTATTGATCCACAGAAAAAATGTACTTAAATGTGATAGTTCAAGGGACAAGCTTTTACTTATCAACCAGTCTTCTCCATTTCATCTTACTGGCAATTGTTATGCTGATCCAAGCACCTTTAGTTCTAATGCTCCCCAGAGCCATGGTGTAGAAATAGAACTAAGTTGGGAGCCACCACTAGAGCCAGTTTGCTCTTCATTGGTGGACTGCAAGGACTGGCCAAATTCAACTTGCAATACCACCAGTGATGGGAAGAAGAGATGCCATTGCAATAAAAACTTTATTTGGGATGGCTTGAATTTATATTGTACTCCAG AAGGGGATAGCTATCAAACAGAAAGGAATCTGTCATCACCTACGATCATTTTAGTCACTTTTACTGCTGTTGTTTTCTTAATCATTCTCTCAAGTACATGTATTTACTTGCGGAGAAGGAGACAAGCCAAGATACGAG AAAGCAGGTTATATGTTCAGAAAAACTCAGGCATTAAATTGTATGGCAGTGAGAGATATGTTAGGGACTTGATTGAATCTGGTAGGTTACAAGAAGATGATGCAAAGGCCATAGATATTCCACATTTTCATTTGGAAAGCATACTTGATGCAACTAACAACTTTGCTATTGCAAACAAGCTTGGACAAGGAGGGTTTGGTCCTGTCTACAAG GGTAAATTTCCTGGAGGACAAGAAATAGCAGTGAAGAGGCTTTCAAGTTGTTCTGGACAAGGTTTAGAAGAGTTTAAAAATGAAGTTGTGTTGATTGCTAGGCTTCAACATCGAAATCTAGTTAGGCTTCTGGGTTACTGTGTGGAAGGCGATGAAAAGATGCTAGTATATGAATATATGCCAAATAGAAGCTTGGATGCCTTTATTTTTG ACCCGAAGCAATGTGTTTTATTAGACTGGGATATGCGGTTCAAGATTATTTTGGGGATTGCTCGAGGGCTTCTTTATCTACATGAGGATTCTAGGTTGAGGATTATTCACAGAGACTTGAAAGCAAGCAATATTCTACTAGATGAAGAGAAGAATCCTAAAATCTCAGACTTTGGCTTAGCTAGAATATTTGGAGGAAAAGATACAGTAGGAAACACAGATAGAGTGGTTGGAACCTA TGGGTACATGTCTCCAGAGTATGCACTTGATGGACATTTTTCAGTGAAGTCTGATGTGTTTAGCTTTGGTGTGGTGGTACTTGAGATTATTAGTGGAAAAAGGAACACTGGATTTTATCAACCAGAACATGAATTGAGTCTTCTAGGATAT GCATGGCATTTGTGGAAAGTAGGGAGGACATTGGATTTCATTGATCAAACACTAAGTCAAACATGCAAAGCAGAAGAATGCATGAAATGTGTGAATGTGGGGCTGTTGTGCTTACAAGAAGATCCTATTGAACGTCCCACCATGTCAAATGTGCTTTTCATGCTGGGGAGTGAATCTAATACTCTTCCATCTCCAAGGGAACCAGCATTTGTTATTAGGAGGTGCCCTTCAAGCAGAGCATCCACTTCCAGCAAAATGGAAACTTTTTCACGGAATGACTTGACTGTCACTTTAGAAAATGGCAGGTAG